The genomic region AGGGGCCactctactacttaccaaatttatctgccctatcacatggctatctagcatgTCACTACACATGCCGACAAATTTATCTTCTATCTACCCTATCGCATAGTCATCTAGCATGTCGCTATTCATGTTGGCAATCATCTCGCCCTATTGTATGGTTATCCATACCAACATATAATGCCCTATCATACAATCATCTTGCTACCCATACCGACATATCTTATACCATTGACAGTCTCTTATCTCATCTTTCCGTAACCAGGTATTTTCCTCCAAGGCGAGGTTTGTTTATGTTACAttatcttatcctttcctttacCTTACCATCCATCAAGCTAGTCTGCAGCTAGCGTGTTTGCGATGTACCAAATACCAATATGCATTCCAAATCTTAGCATCATCTCATTGGGGGCAACCTCGTCTGATCAATGAAAATCTGCCCCCCTGTCGCGACTTTTCTTTCTctgtatcttcctctactttagttTTGCATCCCTTAGCAAAggcatgctcgctaaagtgggggaaaaatgtagtgtCAAAAATATTATCCCTTGCGATTAATGCGACAAATGGcaccttcctccatgtcatcaaAAGTCGGGTTTCACCATCCTATCCTTTTGTCCACTTAAACCATCCTTGTCAGCTCTGGCCAAAATATCACCAACGTCGCCAACCTCTCACCTTCGGGGACACAAGCGCAGCGCGGAGACATCTGCGCAATGCGCTAGTGTCTTGTGAATCTGACAGTCCGCATGTGGTCATTTGAGCGTTGTGTCTACGCTCGGAAGGAATCATAATGCCTCTGTATGCACCCACCAACGTTTGGTTTCCTTCCAAGgcctttatctatcaatttcaaagaCATTTGGAGGGATTCTCTTGGCAAGTTGATGATCTTTTGCAGGTTGAATCTCTTGGAGGTTATCTTTGGACAACATTCTACAAGAATTACCATTGTTGCAACATTTCAAGCACTCTACGCCAGCATTTCCAACAATCGTTCATGGAAGGGGAGTTTTCTTGATCTCTCTCTTTTATTTTCCAATACCTTTTATCAATCTCTTGTTGCAACTTTTAATTATCTTTATCACTTTATTATTCTTGTGGCTTCTTGGGTTGTTCAtggaggtgaaaacaccaaaatgggggtttgacttaggcaagctccaaaacacaacccccaacattttctcttttgcatgtgtgtaggtacatCGTCGTGAGGAAGAGATTAACTTGtgggaggcttcatagcatggacccTCTTATTCCTTTTTATCTTTTGGTTTATTCTCGTGTTCTGTGTTATTGCTTTATTTTAATACCTTTTTATCAGTTAATACACTATGTCAGTGCATCCAAAGCTTTCTGCTCGGACTCTATGCTTCGTCTGTACAGGACGACAACGCGTCACGCTGGTGTCCCATCTTTGTGCACTCGTCCCAAGGACAGAGGCTCAGCGAGCCGTCCAGAGAGTCCTCTTAGCTTTCTAACACTTCCTGCACAACtctgttatcccctggctcatcccAATGCCAGTTTGAAGAGGTATCAGAAGGATAGTTTGTTCTCAAGGATTCACCATCCTTGAGGTAGCAAATCCCCTCTGTTACAGTTGCTTCAATAGATGACCTACAATTTTTTGGTGTTTGAGAGGAGAgttaccttttttttttaaattggaatGAGATGACATAATCAGGGATTAGAGGGAAGAATTGTCTTGTATGTGGACTCATAAGTTAAGTATTTAGGATCTATGAATGAGAAAACATAGTTAAATAAGAGAAAAGATGGTGAAATTTTACtatagaattcaacaaaaccttctacaatGTGGAGCACAAATATCCTACAATCTATGCTAGAGGTCATAGATGGTTACTTAAgatatatatttttctcttgtgtGGTAGTTTTTGATGTACAACTAAGGCATGATTATTGATGAGGATAGAAATATGTGTAGAGTGGACTACAAGCACACTTATATTATGAACAATATAATGAATGCAAAAGCATAATAAGAAAATTTTAGGGTATATAATACATTTTACTATAGTTGAATACTTCATTTTACTTTGACACTGATTTTCATAATAGCTCACATGAAATTCAAAGTGGAGGCAAAATATATTGGTTAAAATTATATACCCATacccttttcccttatattttgggCCCATGTGCATTGGATGTCTTCAATTCATCTACACATATGTAAGATGGTTTATTTTGCATGGACATTCACAAATAACTCCATCCATTCCCATGTATTTACAATATTTGTCCCCAATGTTCATTCCAATCCCTAAACATTCTATTTTCTCACCTTGATTTTACTATAGATCAATTTCATGCTTCTAGATCTAAACCCCACAttttctaatttaaaatttaaaatccaaaTATTTACCACCTTTTTCACTTGACCATTATGAGTTACTTAAAGTATGAAATACTCAAATTGCACTCTAGGGTGGTACATTTAAAGACCAACCCTAATGAAAAAGAATCATGTAACATAATTAGGAAGCACATTAATGAATCAATTTACAAGTGGACAAAAGATATTAAATCAATATTCCATCATCACCCTAGGAGCATCTTTCATGCTTTCTTGTTGTTATCCACCTTGGTTCACCATCATTGAATTAGTCCATCTAGCAATTTGACAAGGGAGAATAATCATATAACATAACTAGGAAGCACATTTATGAATCAATTTGTAAGTGGACAAAAGAGATTACATTAGCATTACATCATCATCCTAGAGGCACATtgcatgttttcttgttgttcttggCCTTGGTTCATGATTATTGAATTGGTCCATCTAAAGGTCTAACTAAGAATTGTTTGCAAACATGACCTATCCTCAGACAATTTTAGATACCAAAAAATGAGatgaagatgtttcaagatgtAAAACTATCTCAAAGCTTATTCGCTATATAGTTTTAAATACATGCTTATAGCTCAACTCTATACTCAAGAAAGTGAGTCAAGAACATACATGATTGGAATCGTAAAACTAATGATAGAATGTAAAATTCTCACATCTTAAAAATAGATTCCTAACATTTTGATAGAGATATGTACACTAAAACTATAACTTActcataaatttaatttatatCCAAATTATTTCATTTAAGCTAATTATTcatcaattatttaattttatttacctTTTTTTAAAATAGTACCTAATAAAGTTTTCACCCCACTTGAAATACTTTTGACCcaaagctatgaactagtgaggtcaCAACCAAGGGACCTTATCCCCATTTATCAAAGTTGAGGCACAAACCCGCGAGCACATTGGATCAGCAAAGGTAGAAACTTATGATCACAACAACCCAACGAAAATTTGAACCTTGATAGTCACAACAATAACACTACTATTTAACCAACATAATATGAAAAAAACTCAattaattttatttacataattcaaatatcaaaaagtaattttttttccTGACTCACATTATTAaacaatatatttttttgataaatagcTTTCTCCATATCAATGTTTGTTTGCCTGAGAGAGGATTCAAACAAAATTATTACATTATCTCCAACATAGAGGCCCTACTTACCTAAGCGTACCTTTTAAAAGCTCTCCTATCATGTCCCCACTTAACCACATCCATATTGGGCCACTAAAGGTAATGTTATTATTTCAATTAGTTAAGCTTCCCAAAATTCTCAAATCCTAAGGTCCGTACAAATTGTGATGTGAAAATAAAGGCAAATTTGAGGATTCCCATCATGCAAAAACTAATTGATTTAGACATTAATCCTGTGGGTGATGGATTCCTCAAGCTTTAAAAAAGTATAATCCTTTCAAAATATCTGTTTGAATACGGAATGAGATGACTCTGATTGCATTATAAGACTTAAAGTTGTTTCATTTTGTATAATAAAagagattttctttcttttttataacATTCTTGTACAGTTTAAATGACTGTATTAAAAATTAAGTAACTGGTAATTAATTTAGAAGTCATAAGAAAGAATGAATAGAAGAATTTTAGTGACAGTCATCAAATCTAGTGGTCTAAGAGATTAAAAGTCACAACATTAACacattttcagatttttttgtGTGTCTGCTTTTTATTAGAAATCTTGACGAGGAAGATTGCTAACTTGTAAAGGCTTGTTTTTTCAAAGAGCTCGTTTAGACTGTCCACCTTCAAAGTATTTTCAAACTGCTTACAAATATCCTCATATGTTACATGTGAAGTGCCGCTCGGTTTCAACCACGTCTTTGCTACAAAAGATACGAGTTCTTTCCTTCAATCTTTGGAGGTAGTCCATCCAACTGTTTGATATCTAAGATGATGAGAACTGGTTTTCAACTAGACTATAAAATTATAGTCTTCCCCTTTATTGCAATCTTCAAATAGacttttcatcaaaaatcaaggtaatagAAAAGGAAATCCAATCAGAGTAGCACAGATCATAAGATCCCAAGCATAAATAGAACTGCCACTGACATCCATGGCAGTGGTAGACCCCTTGATCATGGGCGTCTGTACTTGCCAAATTTGCTGTTTCTTTCATATCAGCTTTCTAGGAGGACATTCTAGGAGGTCCTCACTTTTCTTAGGAGGTCCTCACTTTTCTAGGAGGTCCTCACCCAATATGATTTGGACATCCCTTAAAAAGACAAACTGTTGTTTTGTCATGATATGAGCAATAATTTGCAGTGGCACAGGAATTGTAAGGCTAATGGGTGTCGGTTTTAGAACGTGTGACAAGCCTTTTCTTATCAGGATTCGGTGgtcttcatttatttatttatttaagtagcTTTCAGGATATGTTTTGATAAACAATAAGACTTTCCCTGAAAAAGATTGTGCTGTTTTGTGAAGATGGTAAAGCTGGGGTTATGGAGGACGGGTCATTCCCCATCCTTATTCCCTTTGGTTTCAACGCCTCTGATACCTTCTGGCTCAGATGGCAGGAGGACGGCCACATGGAGTGCCCCTGTGTCCCTGCCAAAAACCAAGCCTGTTAAAATATCACTTGTCACCTCAGCATTCAGAGGAATCCCAGGAATAAAACTGGTATATTAATGAATTGTTTGAAAACCATGCACTATATTTTGTATGAGATTTATACTATTTTGTCTATGTGGGTTCTCTTGAAATGTGTGGAAATTATATGGGTTGCTCCTAAAagcttttgttttacaggtttcaAGAGGATGTAGCAAATGCAAAGGAAAGGCAGCCATTGAATGCCCAGGCTGCAAGGTGCAGTTTCTATTGTTTTTCTGCAATTGATTGAGTGCACAACCATTTTGAGATGATAAAATGGGAAGTAGTTATGTTTTTCTGCAATTGATTGAGTGCACAACCATTTTGAGATGATCTGATTATTTATATGACTGCATAACACAATGTGTTAGGCCAAACTACTTTTATTACAACAGATAACATATATAAACATCAACCTGTAtaaaatattgttttgaaaattgtatTTAGGCTGTGGGTTATAATTGGGaatgtttattttattattcaaGCTTTTATATATAAAGTAATCAGTTTGAATTTTGGATGTTTGACTTATAGGTTCAAATATGTGAACCATTACTGATAATCTTATCTTCCTCTATTGCAAAGAAAATGAAACAAAACTTTTATATAATAAGAAGGAATTAAATATACTTTTCTCTTGTAATTAAATACTATTTTTGGTTTATGTAATAACAACAAATTAAATATACTTTTCATTTAGAATTGAATGtcatctttttttatttttgcacAGGGTACTGGTAAAAACAAGAAGAATGGTAACATGTTCGAGAGGTGGAAGTGAGTGCCCAAAAATTCTCCCACCTTTTTACAGTCTCTTAAATCCTAGTCACTTTTGAAGTAGTTTTAAATGAGTATTCTGCTATGTTGATTTTAAACGTTAAACTGTGTGGGATTGTTTCCTGCAGGTGCTATGATTGTCAAGGTTTTGGCCTGGTGAGCTGCCCTAGCTGTGGAAAAGGAGGCCTGACCCCTGAACAAAGAGGAGAAAGATAAGAAagtgattatagaatttaaatgaATAACAACAAACTCTAAAACCTATTGACAGTAGTAGTTAATTGTGTGTAGTAGTAGAGATCGGCAAATAATGGACTGTATTTAGACCTATTGACAGTAGTAGTTAATTGTGTGTAGTAGTAGAGATCGGCAAATAATAACTCTGATAATGTAGCCTTTGGCACTGTAACTGTCAAGAAAAGGTAGATTTGGTGTTGTATTGTATGGTTTTCATGCCATAAGTGTGCTCAGTAGACTGTATGGTTCAGTGAACCAATATATTCGTATGCAAAGGCTATGTAAAGAGCTAGTGTATGTCATGACTTGTTATAATAAAATGTCAACaatgtaaatatattttaaataataatcaCATCTATCTATATTCACATAATAATCACATCTATCTATCGTGATGTGAGTAAAATGTATGGAAATGGAATGGATCATTTTATAGTCTGCAGTATTGAGGCGTACATATCATACTTCccaaagaatttgaatttgtgaCCTTTCTTTTTTTCAAGAGTACAAGCTCTCCGCCACTAGACTAATTCGGATGTCCACAAGCGAAATCAAGTACATAAATTTATTTACAATAAAAGACATTTATCACCTGAGTTGAAGTCACACCACTTAATCAAAGAGACTttgaatatattattttaaaaatattgattttCTTGGACTTCCATCTTTAGGTGATCACCACCATCATGAGAGGAATCCTACACTACAAGATGGTTGCCACCCATATCACAGTGAAGAAGAACCCCACTACCCTGCTCCTTCCTCTAGTGGATGCACCTCCCTAATTGCAATTAGCAACAAGACCATCAGCCCTACCTATTTTGCAGCTACTTCTTGCCACTATTTTCCCTTACGAAGATTAGCAACCAGGTAAATTAATGAAgaattttatgaatattttattatttgtcaTGGGGTTGGGGGCTTGGTTCGATTCGTTAGAGCTTCTTGTACTAAAGCATGAGGTCAGGAGGTCCACTTTTCTCATAATTTACGTGGTATCGTAGAGCATGTTACGCAGCTTATAAGAGAGGATAAAAATTACATAATTGAAATGgataatgtttaattttttctttagaGGGAGTTGATAGTTCATTAGCCCATCCAATGTGTTTTATAGCAACCGTGCAAATGTGGTCACTGAAACCATGAAGTAAATGTGACAGAAATGTCAATTATACAAGAGTTggtgaaaaaagaaaaacaataaacCCATGTATAGTGTTCTCACATGAAACCATTCTTTATTAAAACCAATTACATAATCTCAATTTACCTGTTTTGAATCCCTGAATATTTTACCATAGAAGTGTATGGACTTGCCCTTTTGAATATCCGAATATCTAGATGGCTGTTAATAAGCCTAACACTTCTGTTTGGTGTTCTGACGAAGACTGATATTTACAGCTTGGTCGATTCCCCCTTTTTACAATCACACAGCTCAACTTCCAAATTTGAATGTCTCAGTTGAAACATCTTAGTGACCAAAAAAGCATACTCTTCTTTTCTGTCCCCAATCCCCAAAACCAGGCAGGATTCCCACGTTACATTTAATTATtttggatattgttggatatttccAGACCTATAATGGTGGGCATGTACTTTTTATCTACAAGAAATCTTAGTCTCTTTTATTTGTGCAGTAATGGTGTGGGTGCCAATAATGAATCTTAGCAAATGGATTGGATTTGTGGATATGGGCACTCCAACCTTTTCACGTGCTCTTGTTTGTGTATAGGATTTTCActttcatcttttttcttttatgAAAAGTTTTATTAGTTATAAATTTGATGGAATGTCTAATCATGCTTACCTGTATTTAAATTCTGATGGTATTGTGAAGTTTTTGAAAAATGTTCCCTTGTAATTTTTGGACCTATATACATTTCTTTAGCTTGTTGTGGAAGTTAAGTTGTCATTAAAATATGTAATATTCTAATGTGGGATATTTATTATCTCAAACAACAATTtatcaaaatttaatattttttattgaatacATTCTTGGTGATTTTTGTCTATTCTATCAAATTTGGTATCAATTGTTTTTAGTTTAGATTAGTCATGGCAAGCATGAGCAGTAACCTTGTCTAGCCTTAAATCCTCATTTTCAATGAAAAAATTATGATGATAGAGTAGTAAGACGAAGACTCTTTTGCTCTCAAGATGTGTAGGATTTGGTTGTAATGGTTCATTAAACCAACTAATAAAGTAGTATAAAATGCATTaactcaaataaataaaattttgtttaggGAAAACAAGGAGGCAAAAGTCTCGTTCCTGATTCAACAAGCCATGGACAAATTCATCTTCCCCAAAATTGCAACAACAACTACATCTAAGCAAGATTGGGAAGTTTACAAATAGTATATCAAGGTACAAATAAGGTTAAAATAACTAAATTGCAAAGacttgaaaaaaatgaaaaatttacatTTGGAAGATTAAAGATCCTATAAAAGTATTTTTTATTCATGCAATGATTGTAGTAAATTAAATTGGGTCTCACAATGAGTCACTAGAGGATCAAAAGGTTGTAAAAAAATTCTTAAAAGTATCATCCCAAGTTTGACTCAATTGTAGTTGTAATAAAAGAGTCAAAAGACTTAGTTCAAActtattgattgatgatttaatggaaTCTCTATAAAATTGTGAGCAAAGGTTGAATAAAACAACTAGTTCTACCCATGAGCATGTCTTCAAATCACAAATTTCAATTGTTAGCAATAAAAGAAGAGTAAGGTTTAATTTCAACAAAGGTAAAGGTAGATATTTGCTAAGATGAGGCAAAACATGTATATTTCATGATGGCAGAAAAATAGTTTCAAACACAAATTTGTATACTATAGGTGAAAGAGTCAAAAGCAACAACCAAAACCACTATTATGGTTGGAGATATTATAAATGTAAAATTTAATGTTCTTATTGTTAAAAAAATGTTAACTTCGTACAAATGGATGTAGGAGGAAGCAATTTGACATGTGagtagataaaacaatttttttttcttgagaATATCaagctaaaaataaaaataatggttCAATTTTTATTATATGTACAATGTTGCATAAGACAACATAAAAGACATACAATTTCTAGATAGTGAATATAATAATTATATGACTAAATGCAAGGACATGATTGTAAACACGGATGAATCTATAAAATCGTTAGGTGAAATTGATAAATGATAACAATGTATATGTTATATCAAGCAAGGTGAAAAGAAACACATATCAAATGTGTATCATGTTCCTAGACTAAAACAAACTCTAATGAATACCGAGCAACTTGTATAGAAGGGATGTAGATTTTATTTTGAACATGGAACATGTGTGATATGCAAAAAAATTCAAGTCATAAATTCATTGTAAAAATTGAAATGACAAATAATAGAATTTTTCTGCAACAACTCCTTGAACTTTCTTGCATCCTCACGatagatcatagagtgtgattgAAAACATTGATGGttaaaaaaaattcacacaatcaaatctaaaaactaTATACAATATTTAAATAGATTATAAAAATCTTATAAAATAAAggaggggttaaaatttattcaaagcagAATAAGTACAAAGCAAGGGCATCAAACAGCCTTGTCAAGATCCACTAAGTGGTCTAACTGATGAGACAAATCTAGGGGTAATTGACCCTTATCCACGATATACCAATTATGTATATGCTCAGAAGCTTATTTGGCGAGACAATCGGCAacaccattccactccctaggGATATGGGTGAGAAACAGACACCAAAGAATCACACAAATGAAGAATCTGATTAACAACCAAACTCAACTGCCAGCTAACATATGTAGAATGTCGTCGAATCAACAAATTCACCATGACCTGAAAATCAGATTCACAATAACTTTAATAAACAATCATTTAATGTTTGAAAGCCATATCAAACTAAGGCTCCTATTGAGACGGCTTCAGCATCCAAAAATTGTTCTCCTTTGAGATCATTTGAGACAAGATCTTACGTTAAATTTTACGGTCAACAATTCATTTGATCCGTGGGGACCCAGCCTAAAGAATTCATAAAGAAGAAGTACTATTATAATTCATAAACTTTAGGATTCAACAGTGAATTTTATCTTATTAAAACGTGGACATCTTAGCGGCCAAAAGATCCTCATCCATCTTCTTTTTGTTCTCAAAACCAGATGGGATTCCCATGTACCTCAGAACTGCTTTATTTTGGATATTGTTACAC from Cryptomeria japonica chromosome 3, Sugi_1.0, whole genome shotgun sequence harbors:
- the LOC131051134 gene encoding uncharacterized protein LOC131051134 is translated as MVKLGLWRTGHSPSLFPLVSTPLIPSGSDGRRTATWSAPVSLPKTKPVKISLVTSAFRGIPGIKLVSRGCSKCKGKAAIECPGCKGTGKNKKNGNMFERWKCYDCQGFGLVSCPSCGKGGLTPEQRGER